From Mycobacterium lacus, one genomic window encodes:
- a CDS encoding class I SAM-dependent methyltransferase translates to MTAEVVGTRPATIDSQRWPAVAMVPSGPLAAASGAIAARLLRRAAARLPLRLVYPATVIGAADPMSPALVIHRPDALTRRIGRYGLIGFGESYMAGEWSSPNLTEALTVLAESVTDLVPRWLQWLRPIALSAQPRARDTSRERARRNIAQHYDLSNDLFAEFLDETMTYSSALFAQLPASWDDLANAQQRKIDRLLDMAGVRRGSRVLEIGTGWGELCIRAAARGAHVRSVTLSIEQQRLARQRVADAGLSGRVQIDLCDYRDVDAANAAYDAIVSVEMIEAVGYRSWPRYFAALERLVRPGGRVAIQAITMPHDRMLATRNTHTWIQKYIFPGGLLPSTQAIARIAERHAGLRTVDMTSLRPHYAETLRLWRERFTERGEALARLGFDEVFRRMWELYLAYSEAGFRSGYLDVYQWTFARGLR, encoded by the coding sequence ATGACCGCCGAAGTTGTCGGAACACGCCCGGCGACAATCGATTCGCAGCGTTGGCCCGCGGTTGCGATGGTGCCGTCGGGCCCGCTGGCCGCCGCATCGGGGGCGATCGCCGCCCGGCTGCTGCGGCGCGCGGCCGCTCGCCTGCCGCTGCGACTGGTCTACCCCGCAACGGTGATCGGCGCCGCCGACCCCATGTCGCCGGCCCTGGTGATCCACCGGCCGGACGCACTCACCCGGCGGATCGGGCGCTACGGCCTGATCGGGTTCGGCGAGTCCTACATGGCCGGCGAATGGTCATCGCCGAACCTCACCGAGGCGCTGACGGTGCTCGCCGAGTCGGTGACCGACCTCGTGCCGCGCTGGCTGCAGTGGCTGCGGCCGATCGCGCTGTCCGCCCAACCACGCGCGCGCGACACCAGCCGAGAACGGGCGCGGCGCAACATCGCCCAGCACTACGACCTGTCCAACGATCTGTTCGCCGAGTTCCTCGACGAGACCATGACGTACTCCTCGGCGTTGTTTGCTCAGCTACCCGCATCCTGGGACGACCTTGCCAACGCTCAACAGCGCAAGATCGATCGGCTGCTCGACATGGCCGGAGTTCGGCGCGGCAGCCGCGTCCTGGAAATCGGCACGGGATGGGGCGAGCTGTGCATCCGGGCGGCCGCACGCGGCGCTCACGTCCGCTCGGTGACGCTATCGATCGAGCAGCAGCGGCTGGCGCGGCAGCGCGTCGCGGACGCCGGCCTGTCCGGCCGGGTTCAAATCGACCTGTGCGATTACCGCGACGTCGACGCGGCGAATGCCGCCTACGACGCGATAGTGTCGGTCGAGATGATCGAGGCGGTGGGATACCGCTCGTGGCCGCGTTATTTTGCCGCCCTGGAGCGGCTGGTGCGGCCGGGCGGCCGGGTGGCGATCCAGGCGATCACCATGCCACACGACCGGATGCTGGCGACCCGCAACACCCACACCTGGATCCAGAAGTACATTTTCCCCGGCGGACTGCTACCGTCCACCCAGGCGATCGCCAGGATCGCCGAGCGCCACGCCGGTTTGCGCACGGTCGACATGACGTCGCTGCGTCCGCATTACGCCGAGACCCTGCGGCTGTGGCGGGAACGGTTCACGGAACGCGGAGAGGCGTTGGCGCGCTTGGGCTTCGACGAGGTGTTCCGGCGGATGTGGGAGCTGTACCTGGCGTATTCGGAGGCGGGGTTCCGGTCGGGCTATCTCGACGTCTACCAGTGGACCTTCGCGAGAGGCTTGCGATGA
- a CDS encoding anti-sigma factor, which produces MTEPTDFELLELATPYALHAVSDDERAEIDRRVAGAPSAIAAAFSDEVRAVRETMAVVSAATAAEPPTRLRAAILAVAEPVAPPAKSQSRWRTAILASAAAVAIGLAAFGVGVLTRPSATPTVAEQVLAAPDVRTVSRPLANGTATVMFSRDRNAGVLVMNNVPPPSPGTVYQMWLLGAQGPTSAGTMGTAAVSPSTKATLDNLGAATALAFTVEPGKGSPQPTTPILAELPLS; this is translated from the coding sequence ATGACTGAGCCGACCGACTTCGAACTGCTCGAGCTGGCCACCCCGTATGCCCTGCACGCGGTGTCCGACGACGAACGGGCCGAGATAGACCGCCGGGTTGCCGGCGCGCCGTCGGCGATCGCGGCGGCCTTCAGCGACGAGGTGCGCGCCGTGCGCGAGACCATGGCCGTCGTGTCGGCTGCGACGGCCGCGGAACCACCGACGCGTCTGCGTGCGGCCATTCTGGCCGTGGCCGAACCTGTAGCACCACCTGCCAAGAGCCAGTCACGTTGGCGCACAGCCATTTTGGCTTCCGCAGCGGCGGTCGCGATCGGGCTCGCGGCGTTCGGCGTCGGCGTGCTGACGCGACCGTCCGCGACACCGACGGTCGCCGAGCAAGTCCTTGCGGCGCCGGACGTGCGGACGGTCTCTCGCCCGCTGGCCAACGGGACGGCCACGGTCATGTTTTCCCGCGACCGCAACGCCGGGGTGTTGGTGATGAACAATGTGCCGCCGCCGTCGCCGGGCACGGTGTATCAGATGTGGCTGCTGGGCGCCCAAGGCCCGACCTCGGCCGGGACCATGGGCACCGCGGCCGTGTCGCCCTCGACGAAGGCCACGCTGGACAACCTCGGCGCCGCTACGGCGCTGGCGTTCACCGTCGAACCCGGCAAAGGATCGCCACAGCCGACCACCCCCATATTGGCCGAGCTGCCGCTGAGCTAA
- a CDS encoding DUF1295 domain-containing protein has protein sequence MVSGISALALAAVHSVAFLIGRRLGRYNVVDVAWGLGFVAVAVVAATFGRGDPVRRWLLVALVAIWGLRLSWHMCRKSAGKGEDPRYADLLRGASVGQVVRKVFLLQGFMTLFVSFPLQLSAVTGPTPKPFLVITALGVVGWLVGVTFEAVGDHQLRAFKTDPANRGAIMDRGLWAWTRHPNYFGDACVWWGLWLITINGWVPLLTVASPLLMTYFLVDVSGARLTEKYMKGRPGFAEYQRRTAYFIPRPPRWARR, from the coding sequence GTGGTATCAGGCATTTCGGCTCTGGCCCTGGCCGCGGTGCATTCGGTCGCGTTCCTGATCGGCAGGCGGCTGGGGCGCTACAACGTCGTCGACGTGGCTTGGGGCCTGGGCTTCGTGGCCGTCGCGGTCGTGGCCGCGACATTCGGTCGTGGCGATCCGGTCCGGCGGTGGCTGCTGGTGGCGCTGGTAGCGATCTGGGGCCTGCGGCTGAGCTGGCACATGTGCCGCAAGTCCGCCGGTAAGGGTGAGGATCCGCGCTACGCCGACCTGCTCCGGGGCGCCTCGGTGGGCCAGGTGGTTCGCAAGGTCTTTCTGCTGCAGGGTTTCATGACGCTGTTCGTCTCATTCCCGTTGCAGCTGTCGGCGGTGACCGGGCCGACGCCCAAGCCTTTCCTGGTTATCACGGCGCTCGGCGTGGTCGGGTGGCTGGTGGGTGTCACCTTCGAAGCGGTCGGCGATCACCAGCTGCGGGCATTCAAAACCGACCCGGCCAATCGCGGCGCCATCATGGACCGCGGCCTGTGGGCGTGGACGCGCCACCCCAACTACTTCGGCGACGCCTGCGTCTGGTGGGGCTTGTGGCTGATCACCATCAACGGCTGGGTACCGCTGCTCACGGTGGCCTCGCCGCTGCTGATGACCTACTTCCTGGTGGACGTCAGCGGGGCCCGGCTGACCGAGAAGTACATGAAGGGCCGTCCCGGCTTCGCCGAATACCAGCGGCGGACAGCATATTTCATCCCCCGGCCGCCAAGATGGGCACGCCGATGA
- a CDS encoding sigma-70 family RNA polymerase sigma factor, whose amino-acid sequence MTGPPRLSSDLDALLRRIARGDADAFAAFYDHTKNRVYGLVIRVLRDAGYSEETTQEVYLEVWRTASEYDSAKGSALAWLLTMAHRRAIDRVRTEQAGSRRESRFGVANVVTASDVVADSAIATDERRRVAECLDGLTDAQRQCIELAYYGGLTYAEVSRRLAANLSTIKSRIRDALRGLRNCLDAP is encoded by the coding sequence ATGACCGGACCGCCACGGCTGAGCAGCGACTTGGACGCCTTGCTGCGCCGGATCGCGCGCGGCGACGCCGACGCGTTCGCCGCGTTCTACGACCACACCAAGAACCGAGTGTACGGATTGGTGATACGGGTGCTGCGTGACGCCGGCTACAGCGAAGAAACCACCCAGGAGGTCTACCTCGAGGTGTGGCGGACGGCGTCCGAGTACGACTCCGCCAAGGGTTCCGCCCTGGCCTGGCTGCTGACCATGGCGCACCGGCGCGCCATCGACCGGGTGCGTACCGAGCAGGCCGGCAGCCGGCGGGAATCACGCTTTGGCGTGGCCAACGTCGTCACGGCATCCGATGTCGTCGCCGACTCGGCGATCGCCACCGACGAGCGTCGACGGGTCGCCGAGTGCCTGGACGGGTTGACCGACGCGCAACGGCAGTGCATCGAGCTCGCCTACTACGGAGGGCTGACGTACGCCGAGGTGTCGCGGCGGCTGGCGGCCAACCTGTCGACGATCAAGTCGCGCATCCGCGATGCGCTGCGCGGCCTGCGTAACTGTCTGGACGCGCCGTGA
- a CDS encoding DUF1365 domain-containing protein, giving the protein MLTHAPTPAIYRTTITHSRRTPVRHSFEYRSYSWYVDVDDLPRLPWWLRPFARFRADDHFVDPASGHHSSSGHGSLRERLDAFFADNDMALPDGRVTALLQARVFGYVFNPLSIFWCHDRDGLLRHVVAEVHNTYGERHAYLLPPADLPVVTAKEFYVSPFNRVDGYYLVHAPRPDREVDVTVSLHRERRPAFPKFPDFTATLRGERRPATTRQVAIMQLISPLAPLMVAARIRIQGITLWLRRVPVVPR; this is encoded by the coding sequence GTGCTGACTCACGCGCCGACCCCGGCGATCTACCGCACCACCATCACCCACTCGCGACGGACCCCGGTGCGCCACTCGTTCGAATACCGAAGCTACAGCTGGTATGTCGACGTCGACGACCTACCCCGATTGCCGTGGTGGCTGCGACCCTTCGCGCGATTCCGTGCCGACGACCACTTCGTTGACCCGGCGTCGGGGCATCACTCGTCATCAGGGCACGGCTCGCTGCGCGAGCGGCTGGACGCCTTCTTCGCCGACAACGACATGGCCCTCCCCGACGGGCGTGTCACCGCGCTGCTGCAGGCGCGCGTCTTCGGCTATGTCTTCAACCCGTTGAGCATCTTTTGGTGCCACGACCGCGACGGCCTGCTGCGGCACGTGGTCGCCGAGGTGCACAACACCTACGGCGAACGGCACGCCTACCTGTTACCGCCAGCGGACCTGCCCGTCGTGACGGCCAAGGAGTTCTACGTCTCGCCGTTCAACCGGGTCGACGGCTACTACCTGGTGCACGCGCCGCGTCCCGACCGTGAGGTCGACGTCACCGTGTCGCTGCACCGCGAGCGCCGGCCGGCGTTCCCGAAATTCCCGGATTTCACCGCCACCCTGCGTGGCGAGCGGCGACCGGCAACGACGCGACAGGTCGCGATCATGCAACTCATTTCGCCACTGGCGCCACTGATGGTCGCCGCACGCATCCGGATACAGGGGATCACATTGTGGTTACGTCGAGTCCCAGTAGTGCCGCGATGA
- a CDS encoding NAD(P)/FAD-dependent oxidoreductase, producing the protein MQQSHPSGRSVAVIGSGVAGLTAAYVLSGRDRVTLYEADSRLGGHAHTHFVDVGDGRLVGVDSAFLVHNDRTYPTLCRLFRELGVATQESDMSMSVRADDSDGSGLEYAGARGVRGLFACRQSLRPRYLRMLGEILRFHRVASAMLHDGADSDLVTLEDFLNRHRFSPYFVDYFITPLVAAVWSCAGADALRYPARYLFVFLEHHGMLTVFGSPTWRTVTGGSATYVRAIASRLHEVLTRTPVRSLCRVPGGVLVQAGNNAPRLFDAAVVAVHPDQALLLLDEPTPWERAVLGAIPYSTNLARLHTDESVLPRHRRARASWNYLVTPGNDHVVVSYDISRLMRIDARPRFLVTLGVDNRVDPESVIAEMTYSHPLYTPESVAAQRLLPTLDDDRVVFAGAYHGWGFHEDGAASGLRAARRLGADWPAATRREEAVLC; encoded by the coding sequence GTGCAGCAATCACACCCCTCGGGACGCTCGGTAGCCGTCATCGGCAGCGGCGTGGCCGGCCTCACCGCCGCCTACGTCCTGTCCGGGCGGGACCGGGTCACCTTGTACGAGGCCGACAGCCGGCTCGGCGGCCACGCACACACCCACTTCGTGGACGTTGGTGACGGCAGGCTCGTCGGCGTCGACTCCGCGTTTCTGGTGCACAACGACCGGACCTATCCGACGCTGTGCCGGCTGTTCCGCGAACTCGGTGTGGCCACCCAGGAGTCGGACATGTCGATGTCGGTGCGAGCCGACGACTCCGACGGCAGTGGACTCGAATACGCCGGGGCCCGGGGAGTTCGCGGGCTGTTTGCGTGCCGGCAGTCGCTGCGGCCCCGCTACCTGCGGATGCTCGGCGAGATCCTGCGGTTCCACCGTGTCGCCTCGGCAATGCTGCACGATGGGGCCGATAGCGACCTGGTGACATTGGAAGACTTCTTGAACCGCCACCGTTTCTCGCCGTACTTCGTGGACTACTTCATCACGCCGCTGGTGGCGGCGGTGTGGTCGTGTGCGGGAGCGGACGCCTTGCGCTATCCGGCCCGGTACCTGTTCGTCTTCCTTGAGCATCACGGCATGCTGACGGTCTTCGGCTCACCGACGTGGCGCACGGTGACGGGAGGTTCGGCCACCTATGTGCGGGCCATCGCATCCCGGCTGCACGAGGTGTTGACCCGAACACCGGTGCGCTCGCTGTGCCGAGTTCCCGGCGGGGTGCTGGTGCAAGCCGGCAACAACGCGCCGCGCCTCTTCGATGCCGCCGTCGTCGCCGTCCACCCCGACCAGGCGCTGCTGCTGCTCGACGAGCCGACCCCATGGGAGCGCGCCGTCCTGGGGGCGATTCCATACTCCACCAACCTCGCCCGGCTGCACACCGACGAATCGGTGCTGCCCCGACACCGCAGGGCAAGGGCATCCTGGAACTACCTGGTGACACCCGGGAACGACCATGTAGTGGTCAGTTACGACATCAGTCGGCTAATGCGCATCGACGCGCGCCCCCGGTTTCTGGTGACCCTCGGGGTCGATAACCGCGTCGACCCGGAGTCGGTGATCGCCGAGATGACCTATAGCCATCCGCTTTACACGCCCGAATCGGTTGCCGCGCAACGCTTGTTGCCGACACTCGATGATGATCGGGTGGTTTTCGCCGGCGCCTACCACGGCTGGGGATTCCACGAGGACGGCGCCGCCTCGGGGTTACGCGCGGCCCGTCGGCTCGGCGCCGACTGGCCCGCGGCAACGCGGCGCGAGGAGGCCGTCCTGTGCTGA